The Elaeis guineensis isolate ETL-2024a chromosome 14, EG11, whole genome shotgun sequence genomic sequence TACCCTCTCCATGAGTTAGCTTGTGGGACTAGCTTCAGTGTAGATGCCAGACCCATCTATATGCATGCATTCTTCTGTAACCATGAAGCCTATTCACTTGTTTTTCCCTttaacctaaaaattattcaagctTTAAGCTCACTCTCGCTCATTCTTGTTTGTGCCTTTTCGCCTTTATTTGTTCGCACTTTACTATTTGTTACATATTTGTTGACTGTTGCATACGGTAATCAgaatcttcatctaaattttgcatcaaaatgTAACAATTTTCAGCCCAACGGTCATACAAAGTTCTGTTTTTGCAGTTAATGATTGATTAAAACATAAAGATATCATAGATAACAGTATTGATTGAAAACCCATATCCATTAAACCTTGAAACCAAATCTCTCTTTGAATGAGCTACCATCCATGCTTGACAGATTCAATGGGCAGAATATATTTCCAATTGCTAACTACCTGCTTGCCGGGTTTTGAGTGGATGCAGCATATCAGGTCAGGCCTTGTGGTGCAGGAGGTCCGACCAGCACATCTACTTCTAGTAACCAGTAGCTCCTTGCATTTGCTACAGCAGCCCAGAGCAATTGGGAGTAATTGAAAGGAAAAGAGGATTAACTTGTTGTTGAAAAGAAGATGGCACCCAGCACCATCAGAAAGGCCCTGGGAACAGTGAAGGACCAGACCAGCATTGGTCTGGCCAAGGTGTCCAGCAATATCGCTCCTGACCTTGATGTGGCCATTGTCAAGGCTACGAGCCACGATGACGAGCCTGCTGATGAGAAATACCTGAGGGAGATCCTCAGCCTGACCTCCTATTCTCGTGCATATGTCAGTTCCTGCATTGCAACTTTGTCCAAGAGGCTGGGCAAGACCCACAACTATATTGTGGCCCTCAAGTGCCTCCTGCTTGTGCACCGCCTCCTAATTGATGGAGACCCAGGTTTCCAGCATGAGATCCTCTATGCAACTCGGAGGGGAACTCGCCTCCTCAACATGTCCGACTTCCGTGATGACACTCACTCCAACTCATGGGATCACTCTGCTTTTGTCCGGACTTATGCACTTTACCTGGACCAGCGGCTTGAGTGCATGGTGTATGAGCAGAAGCAGCATGGTAGTGGCAATGGCAATGGCCGCCCGTACCAGTCGCCAAGGGGGAGCCTGATCCATACACTTATGGGAGTTATGGGAGGTCCTCATACTCATCCCCACAAGGAAATGGGAGTGCTGGGTATTATGATGAGAGGCGGAGGGGGGAAGAGAGGAAGCCACCAACTCCCCTGAGAGACATGAAGCCAGAGAGGGTGCTGGGCAGGATGCACCATCTGCAGCAGCTACTTGATCGCTTCCTTGCCTGCCGTCCCACTGGTGCTGCCAAGCACAGTCGGATGATCCTCATCGCTCTCTATCCAATTGTCAGGGAAAGCTTTCAGCTCTATGCTGACATCTGTGAGATATTAGCTGTCCTTCTGGACCGATTCTTCGACATGGACTACCCAGACTGCGTCAAGGCATTCGAGGCCTATGCCAGTGCTGCCAAGCAGATTGACGAGCTCTGTCTCTTCTATGGTTGGTGCAAGGACACAGGTGTGGCCCGTTCATCAGAGTACCCAGAGGTGCAGCGTATCACAGTCAAGCTTTTAGAAACGTTGGAGGAGTTCATGAGGGACAGGGCAAGGAGGCCCACGAGCCCTCCAAAGGAGGCAGCCCCTGAGACTGTCGATGAAGAACCGGCACAGGATATGAACAGCATCAAAGCCCTCCCAGCACCTTCAGATTACACAGAGCAGAAGCCGGAGCCAGAACCAGAGGTGGTCCAACCACCTAAGAAGCAGCAGCAGGAGGAGAGTGACTTACTGAATCTCAGGGATGATGCTCCTTCTGCAGAGGATCAGTCTAACAAGCTTGCATTGGCTCTTTTCTCGGGTCCAGGGGCGGCAAACAGTACCAATGGGTCATGGGAAGCCTTCCCTTCGAATGGTGCGCCTGGACAAGGTGAAGTGACTTCTGCATGGCAGACACCTGCAGCCGAGCCTGGGAAGGCAGATTGGGAGCTTGCCCTCGTGGAGACGGCAAGCAACCTTGTGAAGCAGAAGGCAACATTGGGTGGGGGCTTCGACCCATTACTCTTGAATGGTATGTATGATCAAGGAGCAGTGAGGCAGCATGTGAATGCCCAGATGAGCACTGGGAGCGCAAGCAGTGTGGCCTTGCCTGGGCTTGGTCAGAAGACCACTCCAGTGCTGGCCCTGCCTGCACCTGATGGCACCGTCGAGACCATCGGGCAGGACCATTTGCTGCATCTCTTAGCTATCCCCCACCTTCCTATGTGCAGATGGCAGACATGGAAAAGAAACAGCAGTGGCTGGTCCAGGAGCAGCAGATGTGGCAGCAGTATTCGAGGGATGGAATGCAGGGCCAGGCTAGCTTGGCCAAGCTCAACAACAGCTATTTCCCCAACCCAGCCATGCCTTACGGAATGCCACCAGCCTATAATGGTGGATACTATTACCCGACTTACTGAGTCTTGCTGCTCTTTATTCCTTGTATTTAGTTTTGGGTTGCCCTGCGGCGTCGGTCAATCTCTATCTCTGGATTGAACTGTTTCGTCAAGACTCCTTGTTCCTTGTATTTAGTTTTGGGTTGCCCTGCGGCGTCGGTCAATCTCTATCTCTAGATTGAACTGTTTCGTCTATGTATTCACTGTCACTTGGTACATGGATTTGCGATTGGGAGGCGATTTGAGATGTTctttatttagttttttttttttccccctccctACTTCTGTTTTTATTCCAGAGATCTTGTTTGATTACATGAAGGCAGGAAACTGGGATTGACTGGGTTAATGTATACAGGGATGGCGTCATGGTCTCCTGTACTTGGAGTAGGATTCAATGTATACAGGGATGGCGTCATGGTCTCCCGTACTTGGAGTAGGATTCTTCCCTCGTCATGAGTCAAACATCTGGCAGACTCTAGCCTTGTTTTATTATGCTCTGTAATGTTATATCATATGGATTTTTTGCCCTACTGTTTGTGAATCCGATAGTTGTTCATGTAGCACACTCTTAAGGTTGTtcgtcctctctccctctctcttttgttttttttttttggttaacagGGAGGGAGAGGACCTCTGCCATGGAAGACATAAGATACTTTCTGTTACGACCTCATTTACTAAAAGACTTTCGTAATTGGACCAGTTATATGGCTATTTAATTCATCAAATGCATCTACAGTAATgtccataaatatttaaaaactaaAGATTTGTTTGAATGACAGCAGTCTCTCAGTGATTCTTTTATATAATTAGTTCTATAATTAGGATGGGTTTGCTCTTTTGTGTCAAAATCATCGCCATTCTTGAACTGCCTTGATGTAATGCAAGAATGAAAACATAATTTTGTAATAATAGTTTGTTTATAGTTTTCATTTAATGATAAACAAGTTGTTCAGGTTGATAGATTCCGCCATCATGACATTCCATTACAATCTTTGCTTAGTAGCATATCCCCACCGTTCGTTCCCCCCAACAAAAGTGGCATTTGGATAAAGAACGAGACCGTCAAATAAGATATATTTGTTTTATATTAGCTCTAACTTCTTCACCCAGCTAgacaaaatctaaaattaaaagaagttttaatgcTGTGGGATGCAAGAACAGTCTTGGCTTCGTCCTTCAATTCTTAAGCCTTCCAGTTAATACAACTATAGCTGAAATGTTACCGTTTCTTCTGTAGTTACACAGGTCACCATCCCAACATCGATGAAAAGAatggtagaaaaataaaataaaatctttgacCCTACAAGAGTGTCAATCAGCAAACTCAGTAATGCAGTATGAACAAAGGAAACTGCACGAAGATTTCAATAAAAGAATCACAAATATAAGCATGCTAGGGAGTCTgcattctttttatttcttttggtaACACTAAGCCAGCTGGGGAGTTTGCAATCACAATATACCTCATTCTGCAATTGAAAGGGTCAAGTCAAATGGGAATATGACCTCTGCCATTCGGTTTCAACCATAGCTGCAACCATCCATGACTAAATTAATACTACTAATCAAACAACAATGCTCTCAAATATCAAAATAATGATTTCCTATGAAATTGccgaatttcaaaaataaattgtcTTGCTGTCTGATCAACCTATATTAGAGGGGCGCACAACGAAACGAACTTCATAAGCTCACGACTCAGAATAGCTGACACTATGGAGATACATTATGCAGTCACCCAACAAAATTATTTCTTCTTCTCAGTCACTCCAGCAGACCTGCATGTGGTAGGGCCACAAGAaaccaaaaataataataattagattTCCTAAAAGCTGTACAAAGGTCATTATAAGTATACGATGTCATCATACAagacattcttttttttttttaagtgaaaACGTAAGAAGTGAGACACTTCCCCCAAATTTATTAGTGTCAAAATTAACTACGATAGCTGTTAAAAGATGGCAAATATGATGGGGAAGGGGGAGTGGGATATGTACATAAAAATCAAACAAGATATCCTATGGATGTTTTTGTCATTTTGACTTAATATGCTAACAATAGTGTAAAAAGCAAAGATTAGAacataaaaatatccaaaaatcccAACTTGTTGTAATTTACGGAAGAATCTAGGTTCAATTGATTAGAAAGTTCCTGTTGATCACTATATGTTAGCAATTAAGTCAGTTCAAATGCTTGCAGATCGGCCAACATGTTGGATTACAATTTTTCACGCAGACTAGAACCGGACCCAGAGTCAACCCACAATCTGAATTGGCTGTATCCCCAGCCATCAAAGTAAAAACTAACAAGCTAAGTAGATAACAGTGACCTAGTCAGGATTGTCGTTATGGCATTTATAATGCTAAAATCTGTCATCAACTTGTATCTACAAGTAAATAACTACTCAAAAATATGCTGCCCTGAGAAATTTTTAAAAGAACCTCATCAGACATCTATTGAATGCAAAATACTATACTTTGATACAAAGTGAAGAAAATGAAATAACAGTCAAGAAAAACAATATGCATTTACCTCATCTTCCTGAGAACAATGGCCATCTCCTCACGCTTCTTCTTGGCTCTCTTGTGTGTACCCAACTTTCTCTTTGCTACTTTCAATGCACGCTTGTCCTTCCCAACTTTGAGAAGCTCCGTGATCCTCTTCTCATAGGGAGCAAACCCAGCAACTTCCCTGATTACATTTCTCACAAAGTGCACCCTTTTGCTCGTTTTCTAAAATGACATAAAGTTATAAGGCATCACAATACAAATTTGTAATGTACACAACAATGAAAATGAAGATAACCTATATAACTCAATTGTACATCCAAGTGTAAACCTTCATTGCGGAAAAAAGTAAATATTTATCAGGTCAATAGAATCATTAAACGTAAAACTGCATAACATTCTCAAGCATGCGGATAGCAGCATCTCATTTTAGGCAACAATAATTTTCTTTTACCCAACACTGAGATAAAATATAAACAGAACACAAAGCAAGGCCTAAATGAGACAATTTTAAACCTCCAAAACCATACACAGACGAGCATGCATTGAGATCGAAGGCTTGATCTTCTCAAATAACCAATACTTTCAGTTTGTAAGGAAGAATTCTAATATACTACAGCTTCAAATAAAGCAGACAGAAGCAAAAAGTATGAACACCACGAGCAACATCAGATGCAGCATTGGGTTTGCCAGTTATAATATCTATATTGACATTTTAAGTAGCGAAATAAGGTGGGACATCAACCTTTTGCAGCAGTCTGCTGGGAGATTTGGAGGGAGAGACAACCACATATTTCTGAACAAGAAAAATTCTG encodes the following:
- the LOC105037075 gene encoding LOW QUALITY PROTEIN: probable clathrin assembly protein At4g32285 (The sequence of the model RefSeq protein was modified relative to this genomic sequence to represent the inferred CDS: inserted 2 bases in 2 codons), which encodes MAPSTIRKALGTVKDQTSIGLAKVSSNIAPDLDVAIVKATSHDDEPADEKYLREILSLTSYSRAYVSSCIATLSKRLGKTHNYIVALKCLLLVHRLLIDGDPGFQHEILYATRRGTRLLNMSDFRDDTHSNSWDHSAFVRTYALYLDQRLECMVYEQKQHGSGNGNGRPYQSPXGEPDPYTYGSYGRSSYSSPQGNGSAGYYDERRRGEERKPPTPLRDMKPERVLGRMHHLQQLLDRFLACRPTGAAKHSRMILIALYPIVRESFQLYADICEILAVLLDRFFDMDYPDCVKAFEAYASAAKQIDELCLFYGWCKDTGVARSSEYPEVQRITVKLLETLEEFMRDRARRPTSPPKEAAPETVDEEPAQDMNSIKALPAPSDYTEQKPEPEPEVVQPPKKQQQEESDLLNLRDDAPSAEDQSNKLALALFSGPGAANSTNGSWEAFPSNGAPGQGEVTSAWQTPAAEPGKADWELALVETASNLVKQKATLGGGFDPLLLNGMYDQGAVRQHVNAQMSTGSASSVALPGLGQKTTPVLALPAPDGTVETIGQXPFAASLSYPPPSYVQMADMEKKQQWLVQEQQMWQQYSRDGMQGQASLAKLNNSYFPNPAMPYGMPPAYNGGYYYPTY
- the LOC105056952 gene encoding large ribosomal subunit protein eL36x, which gives rise to MAPQPNTGIFVGLNKGHNVTKRELPPRPSSRKGKTSKRVHFVRNVIREVAGFAPYEKRITELLKVGKDKRALKVAKRKLGTHKRAKKKREEMAIVLRKMRSAGVTEKKK